Sequence from the Panicum virgatum strain AP13 chromosome 5N, P.virgatum_v5, whole genome shotgun sequence genome:
GCACCGACCCCCGTAGCCTAGACTTCGTTCACCTCATCCAGGAGATACAGGTTGACACCCGGGATCTCATGATTACCAGCGCCGTCTATCTCCTGGTGTCCCTCATCATTGGATCGGTCATCCGGATCATCGTCCTCTTCGCTGCCGTCGCGACATACTCCGGTGAGCTGCACACCATTGCGTCGCTCCTCGGCAAAGCGAAGGCGCAGCTGAAAGGCCCCATACTAACGCTCGCCTTCGTCTATGCGCTGGAGATCGCCTATCTCGTGCTTGTTGTGGGCCTTGTGGCCATGGCTGGGCTTCTCTCCTACCTCATGATCAAGCAATACTTCGCCTTGTTACTCGTATGCGCGCTCGTCATCATCGCGTCCATCTTCGCCGTGTACTTCTCCTTCATCTGCTCCCTGAGCAACGTCGTGGCGGTCGCTGAGCCCGGGTGCCACGGCGCTGGCGCGGTTGGGCGGGCGTGGCGGCTGATGAAGGGGAAGCTCCTGCGGGCCGTGCTTTTCATCTTCGTGACCTTCGGGCTCGCTGCCGCCTGCTGGCCCGTCTACACCCTCGCCAAGACGTGCGCCATTAGTAACATGACGTTAGGGTTGCTCTTGGGGTTATTGTACACCAGCCTGATGGCAGCCTTGCATGTGTTTACCTTCTGCGCCATGACCGCGTTCTACTACGAGTGCAAGGGGAGCACCGAGGCCTTGGCCACGGAGTACATCGAAGTGTCCACCGAAGAGCAAACAAATGTTTGATTATCAGTTGCTCCACCTCTTCGTTCTCTGCACTGTGCATATATCGTGTTATTTTGAAATTGAATTATATTCGCTGTTGCGGCTGCCAAATGTGTAATACTCTATCTTTATATTTCATTTGAGAAGAATTTACTATGTGGATGAGATATGCGAGACGCTTGAAAAATAGTACATACAGCTCGACTTATGGGAGGCAATTAAAATATCTTTCTAAGTTCTTATGATCTGTTGACAGCTAAAATTggcatcaaccggtctgaccggtctagtgCTGTAGCTGATCCGGCaggagcccgaccggtctgaccggtctagtaGGAATCCGACTGTAACTAGAGTTCTTAAtaaatttagatctgtaaacaggatttcttgcgggataagtccaccccactctataaatataaagggtcacggccgattgagatacaacccaatcgaatctatcaagaACACATCTTTTATCTCTTCTAtttaccctacttttccaatctcgacatgctgttcttgtctcgtctccatggtgttTGAGGACGCCCTACCTGGCCTGCCGAACCTAGGGCAACCCTATGCACGCTTGCCCGGACGGGGttcctcccgggcgagcgttcgtcggatcgtcgccgttctacacggcgaccggtctgaccggtccagataACCAAtatgaccgctccacgcaggaggtgctgcaaggagctcctcctcgcgccgcgcgacctagcgcgatcgtgtgttggcccgtaaaaggcgtcaacacgATCATATGTTCCGAACCCTCAATTAGTGAATAATAACTCCttccatttttatttacatatcatataaggtttgttctaagtcaaatttgactaactttgatcaagtttataggaaaaatatagtaaaaattataatatCCAACATATGCACTACAACGTATACTTATGATGGATTCAGCGAAATAAATTTTGtattgtaaatgttattatttcttTCTATAAGTCAAAATTTGTCAAGTTTGATTTAGGATAAACCTAAtacgatatgtaaataaaaatagaaggGGTACATGGCAAATGTTATCTTAGGATAAAAAATATATTGTTTGTAAATAGCGACAAAACTATAAGCGCCCAACTTTTTCCTGAAGGACTAGTGGAGAACTAGGTACCACATGcatatttattatttataatactagtctatcaacccgtgctcccgtaCGGGCTAATTAAAGTTATTTTAAAGTAAATCATACAGCTAATaactataattatctatctcacgcacTCGCatatattaaatattctaacacatataaaatatatatttatcatgatACATTTGCAATAGATTTACACCACACCTCCATGTGTATTTGATATATATAGTTAAttgaactatttatttatgaattagaatttttatctcttc
This genomic interval carries:
- the LOC120672065 gene encoding uncharacterized protein LOC120672065, with translation MATGQRSTPSFFNFLKEGLLLPAQNRRLFAAVFAIIIASTSLLLLGQFLAVKPLLDEISIDTKALNSTDPRSLDFVHLIQEIQVDTRDLMITSAVYLLVSLIIGSVIRIIVLFAAVATYSGELHTIASLLGKAKAQLKGPILTLAFVYALEIAYLVLVVGLVAMAGLLSYLMIKQYFALLLVCALVIIASIFAVYFSFICSLSNVVAVAEPGCHGAGAVGRAWRLMKGKLLRAVLFIFVTFGLAAACWPVYTLAKTCAISNMTLGLLLGLLYTSLMAALHVFTFCAMTAFYYECKGSTEALATEYIEVSTEEQTNV